DNA sequence from the Schistocerca americana isolate TAMUIC-IGC-003095 chromosome 2, iqSchAmer2.1, whole genome shotgun sequence genome:
CTCCTTCTCCCAGGTCCTCTAGCTTACAGTAGAAGTACACTCTGAATAACAATCTTTGCTTTTTGCAAAGGAGTCTTCAGATTATGTGGAGTTGATGTCGGGTCCCTAGAAGGACGAAGTGTGCAACCAGTATATAATCATACGTCAGACAGTGGGTGACAAAGGTGATGTGATAATGACACTTTGATAAACTCTTGCCTGACATAACAGGTGCAAATTAACGATATTCAATGAGTTTATAGTTCCATTATGTAAATACACACTTGGTGAAGATCTGGTAAGTACACCATTAATCAATCATGCTGGGGAAACCAGTGATATAAGGACCAGAGCATTGGTGAAAAATAGAAGGGAATGACTCAGACCCATTACATGAGCAGATACTTAGTACAATTAATAGCTCATAACAGAAAAGTATATATACAAATTACTATAAAAAGATATCATGATACATAGAtgtgaatttaagtgatgaaatgaCTATTATGTCCTATGAGTTTCATTCAATGATTATAACTAGAATTTGAAGTAATATTGGCAAACTTATGAACAATAACAGCTCTGCAATGCTTACTTTGTAAAAGGTGGCAGCAGATGTGTGTATATTTGCTTTCAAAGGTCACTCTTCATTGTTTATAAATGAGTAAGCCTGAGAGGGCAAAAGGTAatataatatttaatatttatttacgtaGAGGTTATAACCAAGTTGTAATTCCACCCTGTGTCATTTTCTAGGGTGTATTTTTGTCTGAGGTTCTGGCAGAGGCATGTGACAATTTACAGCCAGTAGTAAGACTTGTGTTAGCAATTGTAAATCTTCTTAGAATAAACATGCTTAAAAGATTACTAGGAGCTTACTGTAGCATTCTTACGATGTGCAGTCACTTCCATTCATGTCAAACATAAATGTCTTTTATATGCTGCTCTCATTAAGAAAAGGTTCACTGTAAAAGTTTAACAAACAATTTGAGTGCTCAAATAAAAACAATCATTGGAAAATATATGCATAGTGTAGAGGAATACACCTTTGAAAGAAAAAAGGTGTGGGTACAACTGGACAGTCTAATGACCTTTTCAGAAAGTGTATTGTAACACAGAGGGAAAAAATGGTGAATATAGAAACAACAAATCTAAAAATAAAATAGGGAGAACACTTCTAGTGTCTGCCAACCACTGCGGCCAAACAATGCTAGTCACCTAAACAATGGAAGTTGTGGATGGAGTACGAGCTATATGGGAACGTTACTTGCTTCTCACCACATCAAACAGTCACTGAGttcgcagacaggcacagtgaaaagagtGCTATAAGCAAAGTCGTTCATCAGTAGCAGAAAACTCGCACAATACATGTCTAGTGATGTCATCATTCCATGCATTAATTTCCGTGCAAAATTCCAGACAAAACATCATTTACTATAAGTCTGgcgtaaaaaataatttaaaatattcgcTAGGCCTACTATTTTTAGGCAAGTTGAAACCTTACATTTCTCTAAATGAAACCTAAACTTACAAAATACTTATATGGAGGCGTAATTTTCAATCGCCCGTTATCcgtagtattttttattttctccaaacgaatgactagAGGTGTTTCACTTTCCGAATTCCGACTCATTTCCTGCGATGAATtatgatttataaatttattttccgAACTATCGCTATCACTTCCACTTTTAGAattgttaattaatattttacCATGTTCTGTTCAataaaatcacttttttttttttttcaagtaaatcaTAAATCTCGGCCGGTTTATTCGCATAATTTTTCCCCGAAATGCCGTTTTCAATTACTAATGTTTAAAAAATTCCCACGAGTTCATTTTAAACTTTGTAGCCTAAAATACCTCTAACATCGACAGAAAACTTAACAAACTGAATATACGAACTTCCCTGTGTATTTTAGTAACTTTAGTTACTCAATATTATAAAGTAGGTTTTGCTAAGGTTTCGACGCTGGCAGTTGTAGGTAACGTAAGAGTCGTAAATGTCGATGCTTGGCAATTATAGAGCTAATTCTTtgatatttaaaaaattgaaaaccaaAAAGATGTGCTTATTTCTAACAAGGAGGTTAAGTCCAGCCTCGCGGTTCCTCTCAGCTTGCACGGTCATTGCCGCTCccgtcatttaaaaaaaattttagaaaatatttttaaattttaactaccgcttacaccagatgacggtatattggacgtgaatggtggagAGTGGCTACAgacaagaccacctacaataaatgtattgtaggtggtcttgctacagagcaatgttcaacgttaccatgttataaatagcgtatattgcctgaggatgcaccgataagtggtgcgaatcCGGTcgcaaatttaataaaaatcactgatacagccagtgcggaattttctttgaaaaaaattgtctaaagaTGATCTACACTGAACGAAACCGGCGATAATTGTACAAATAAGTGCAACAGAAGAGTGTAAAAAAAGTCATTATTATAATTCAGTTGTAACAGATTTTCTCTACTTGACATCTTGTCATACTTTCATCATGAAATGgtttaaaacagaattaaaatactAGTAATTCTCGTTACATAAAATTACCGCAGTTTTCACTGTTACATAGTAATGTCACTCAGTTCGTAATACATAACATAGACTACACAGGGTACAGTGCTTCCAAAATGATTCGTTTAAATTGTTTTGTCAGCCGTATCTGTGTAATATTCAGTAAAAAAATGGAGTTTAGATATGGAACAACACTTGACTTCTAATAATATTAGTCTTACCctattaataaaagcaataaattgTGACACCAGGAGTCTCCAATTAAACAATGAACTGTTGATCAACACAAATCATTTATTGGTCATTATGTGGATAAAATCATAAAAGGAAAAGTTATATGTCACTCAACacgcaaaaaaagaggaaaaataaaagtttatagaGGGCATGATTATTTTTTACGTATGATTAATTATTGTCCTCTAATATTTTACATTCATGACAATGTGATAAGAAAATAGCAACACAGACTGTCATATATATATAATTGATATTGTTATTTGATGTAGCCTACATGTGCCAATTAAATGCACTAAATAAAGGATGTTAACAACCATCTTCACAGTTCCAAAAATAATTGtaccaacaccaaaaataattgtaccaacaccaaaaataattgtaCAAACAAGTCAGTCACAAGAGAATAACATAATGTCAATGACATCTTTTTTGGTCAGTGTAACGTCTACTTTCACTAAGCCAATGGCATCTTCTGatcaaaatattacaaaacattttctaaaaattGCAATGCTGGCAAAATATAACTACCAGCTACCATATGTTATAACGATGCCAATGGAATTCACAACTCCGCTGCCCTTCTCATATATATGTCCTCCTCCACCAGAAATAGTGCCACCTTAAACGTAAATTACTCCATTTTTTCCCACTATCGTACCACCATACCCGCGAATAACACCATTATTACCGTGAATAGTACCATCTGCTCCAATAATTGTACCATTGTTTCCTATAATTTTTGCGTTTCCACCAGTTACCTTAGCATTATCTCCTACCACAACAGCATCTTCGCCAATAACAACTGCGTTGTCGCCTTGAATTCTTGCGTTATTTCCTGTTATTTTACCGTTGTTGCCGGTTATATTTCCATTGTTGCCCACGATAATTCCTCTCGCACCAACAATAACGCCATTGTCACCCGTTATATTTCCATCATTTCCGTAGATATTACAAGAATTGCCGACAACGTTACAGCTATCACCATAAACTTTTCCTCGGTTTCCAACCAAATATACATTGTTTTCGTGTAAAACTAAATCGTCGCCGACATACGACGCGGCATTGCAAGTGCCACACAGTACTGCAATTAAGAGAAAGGCGAAGCGCTGCATCACGTCTTGCGAGTAGCGCGCGAAGTTTCACGTTTGAACACTAGAGCAGCCACACAAGAACTACGGCGTAATTCACAAAGCTCACTGCCGcatgccccccccatgaaccatggaccttgccgttggtggggaggcttgcgtgcctcagcgatacagatggccgtaccgtaggtgcaaccacaacggaggggtatctgttgagaggccagacaaacgtgtggttcctgaagaggggcagcagccttttcagtagttgcaagggcaacagtctggatgattgactgatctggccttgtaacaataaccaaaacggccttgctgtgctggtactgcgaacggctgaaagcaaggggaaactacagccgtaatttttcccgagggcatgcagctttactgtatgattacatgatgatggcgtcctcttgggtaaaatattccggaggtaaaatagtcccccattcggatctccgggcggggactactcaagaggatgtcgttatcaggagaaagaaaactggcgttctacggatcggagcgtggaatgtcagatcccttaatcgggtaggtaggttagaaaatttaaaaagggaaatggataggttgaagttagatatagtgggaattagtgaagttcggtggcaggaggaacaagacttctggtcaggtgactacagggttataaacacaaaatcaaataggggtaatgcaggagtaggtttaataatgaataggaaaataggaatgcgggtaagctactacaaacagcatagtgaacgcattattgtggccaagatagatacgaagcccacacctactacagtagtacaagtttatatgccaactagctctgcagatgacgaagaaattgaagaaatgtatgatgaaataaaagaaattattcagattgtgaagggagacgaaaatttaatagtcatgggtgactggaattcgagtgtaggaaaagggagagaaggaaacatagtaggtgaatatggattgggggacagaaatgaaagaggaagccgcctggtagaattttgcacagagcacaacataatcatagctaacacttggtttaagaatcatgaaagaaggttgtatacatggaagaaccctggagatactaaaaggtatcagatagattatataatggtaagacagagatttaggaaccaggttttaaattgtaagacatttccaggggcagatgtggactctgaccacaatctattggttatgacctgtagattaaaactgaagaaactgcaaaaaggtgggaatttaaggagatgggacctggacaaactaaaagaaccagaggttgtacagagattcagggagagcataagggagcaattgacaggaatgggggaaataaatacagtagaagaagaatgggtagctttgagggatgaagtagtgaaggcagcagaggatcaagtaggcaaaaagacgagggctagtagaaatccttgggtaacagaagaaatattgaatttgattgatgaaaggagaaaatataaaaatgcagtaagtgaaacaggcaaaaaggaatacaaacgtctcaaaaatgagatcgacaggaagtgcaaaaaggctaagcagggatggctagaggacaaatgtaaggatgtagaggcctatctcacgaggggtaagatagataccgcctacaggaaaattaaagagtcctttggagaaaggagaaacacttgtatgaatatcaagagctcagatggaaacccagttctaagcaaagaagggaaagcagaaaggtggaaggagtatatagagggtctatacaagggcgatgtacttgaggacaatattatggaaatggaagaggatgtagatgaagatgaaatgggagatacgatactgcgtgaagagtttgacagagcactgaaagacctgagtctaaacaaggcccccggagtagacaatattccattggaactactgacggccgtgggagagccagtcctgacaaaactccaccatctggtgagcaagatgtatgaaacaggcgaaataccctcagacttcaagaagaatataataattccaatcccaaagaaagcaggtgctgacagatgtgaaaattaccgaactatcagcttaataagtcacagctgcaaaatactaacacgaattctttacagacgaatggaaaaactagtagaagccaacctcggggaagatcagtttggattccgtagaaacactggaacacgtgaggcaatactgaccttacgacttatcttagaagaaagattaaggaaaggcaaacctacgtttctagcatttgtagacttagagaaagcttttgacaatgtggactggaatactctctttcaaattctaaaggtggcaggggtaaaatacagggagcgaaaggctgtttacaatttgtacagaaaccagatggcagttataagagtcgagggacatgaaattgaagcagttgttgggaagggagtaagacagggttgtagcctctccccgatgttgttcaatctgtatattgagcaagcagtaagggaaacaaaagaaaaattcggagtaggtattaaaattcatggagaagaaataaaaactttgaggttcgccgatgacattgtaattctgtcagagacagcaaaggacttggaagagcagttgaatggaatggacagtgtcttgaaaggaggatataagatgaacatcaacaaaagcaaaacaaggataatggaatgtagtctaattaagtcgggtgatgctgagggagttagattaggaaatgaggcacttaaagtagtaaaggagttttgctatttggggagcaaaataactgatgatggtcgaagtagagaggatataaaatgtaggctggcaatggcaaggaaagcgtttctgaagaagagaaatttcttaacatccagtattgatttaagtgtcaggaagtcatttctgaaagtgttcgtatggagtgtagccatgtatggaagtgaaacatggacgataaatagtttggacaagaagagaatagaagctttcgaaatgtggtgctacagaagaatgctgaagattagatgggtagatcacataactaatgaggaagtattgaataggattcgggagaagagaagtttgtggcacaacttgaccagaagaagggatcggttggtaggacatgttctgaggcatcaagggatcaccaatttagtattggagggcagcgtggagggtaaaaaatcgtagagggagaccaagagatgaatacactaagcagattcagaaggatgtaggttgcagtaggtactgggagatgaaaaagcttgcgcaggatagagtagcatggagagctgcatcaaaccagtctcaggactgaggaccacaacaacaacaacaactgccgcaTGAAATTCTCTCTTGCGTAAGAGCTAGGAGACAGCGCGTCAAGGTTCGATAAATGGACGTCGAGTCAGTACCagttaccaatagtgaactgtgtTAGCGAGAAATAAATATAGCTAACCTTAACGTAGAGAATTCAACAAATGCCTTAACAAAAGAAAGAAGTATAGTTAATGTTATTGTAATCTTACTAGGTCTGAAATATTACACGTTGCCCAAGATTAACTCCGCTGGTAGCCAGAAGGTGCAAAATTCGCGTAGGTCTTATATCAGTACTCCAGAGCTTCAGATGTTACTGCCAACTGAGGATCGACAGATGAAGCCGGTGAAAGTTACCATTGAGGTGTTGGAGCGACCTGTAAGATATGACTGTACTCCACAAAAGGCATTCAGTTTACCGCCGATGCTGTGACATGGGAATGAATCATGGCAACCTCCATCTGACTTGGTGTTGAACCAAAATGATAGCCTAGGGATAACGTGGCTTATTTAACGTGTCGTCTTACCCCGTAAAGTTATTCGAGCAATATTTGTTAGACAAAGTATGACGACTACGGTCGTCTTAGTCGGTTCTAGATACACACAGGGTGGCCTACTGAACGTATATGTTCATAATATGTCATAAAAGGCTCAagttatcgaaacaagattttagaCAAGTGACAGCACCACAATGAGGCGAATATTTAGCTGCATGGTCAATTCTAGCAGGTTTTTAGTTGTcttcaaaaatttacttttttcccCTAATAGGATAATGCACTTCCTCATCCGATTACGTTTGGGAAGAGGTGCACAATGTTCCTGTTTTCAGTAAAGAATTCCAAAAATAGCAAGGAAATGTGTCAAATGTGAAGGCCAATACTATCTGTACAACATAGCTTATCTCTTACAATGTTAAGTCATCCTTGCTGTCTTCAATTAACAGCCGAGACACTATGTTTTATCTTGTCAATACAAGCTGCCACTAAAGGTGCCAAACTTGGAGGGGTGCCCAAGTGTAAGATTTGTATACAGTACGTATCAGACTTAATTGCGAAAACTAACATTGGTAAAGTTTGCTCGGGAAAATAACGTTAACAAGGAGACTGATACAAATAGTCATTATTGCTATGCACCTTCTATGAATACAGGAAGACTACTTAGAACCATCTCATGCAGCTGAACTTATTTTCACCGTTACAGAAAGGAAATTAAACATAACCTCGTAGGTTCCACAGTTTTTGTTCTGACACATCAGATACCCCACTACCAACGTATTACAATGTATGATGTACCACTAACGTTCAAGACGTT
Encoded proteins:
- the LOC124594183 gene encoding uncharacterized protein LOC124594183, producing MQRFAFLLIAVLCGTCNAASYVGDDLVLHENNVYLVGNRGKVYGDSCNVVGNSCNIYGNDGNITGDNGVIVGARGIIVGNNGNITGNNGKITGNNARIQGDNAVVIGEDAVVVGDNAKVTGGNAKIIGNNGTIIGADGTIHGNNGVIRGYGGTIVGKNGVIYV